The sequence ATCACCGGTTTGGGCCTGGCACCACCCTTATCACCGGGAGAATCGGGAGTGGCAAGAGCACCCTCTCCCTCCTCCTCTCCGGACAGATGGAACCAGAGAGCGGAGCAGTCCGGAGATCAGGGATAGAATCTGAGATCCTCTCCCTCCAGTTTCCTGAGTACCATATAACCGGAGCAACGGTTGCAGAGGAGATCCGATCGTGGGGAGTTGAGCCCACATCCGTTCTACCGGTCATCCCGGAAGCGATGTGGGGCCGTGATCCCCACACACTCTCCCGGGGCGAGCTGAAACGGCTCAATCTCGCCTCTGTCCTTGCGCGAAATCCGGATCTCCTCATCCTCGATGAACCCTTCTCATCGCTTGATGCAGATATGAAGAGATGGTTCTGCCGCGAAATCCAGAAGCGGAGAGAGAGAATAACCATCATCTTCACCCATGAACGGGAGATTATTCCGGATTCTGACGATCGGCTCGTGATGAGGAACGGGCAGCTGGAGGGGGAAGGGGGATCCCGTCAATCCAGGGCAATGAACCACTCCCGCCCGGAGGAGACGCAGACGACATTCAGTGACGGCAGGCTCCGGCTCCTCTCCGTCATCTCCCTCTCACTTGGGGCATTCATCTCGATCGGGGGGGCTCTTCTTGCCCTCGTCTGGTGGGCAGGTGCATCCCGGAAGGGACGGCGTCTTCCGGAGAAGAGGCTGATTGCTGCACTCGCCCTCCTTATCCTTGTTCCGGCGGTTGTCACTGAGATCCTTGTCGGAGGGGGGGTATCATATGGCATCAGGATGGGTGTCATCCTGCTCATCTCCTTCTGGGCGTATGCGGAGTTTCGTGGAGGCGATATGCTGGATATCTTCGTCTCGTTCTTTGGGGAGAGGTTCGGCTTTGATATCGGCCTTGCGGCAGAGATGACACTCCAGTCATTTCATCTTGCGGGATCGGATCTTCGGGAGATACAACGGGCTTTTTCTATAAAAGGGATGAAGATAGACCACAAGAGCATCATTCCTGCCGCGCTCACCCTTCTTCTCCTTCATATCCGTCGGGCAGACGAGACCGCAAACCTTCTTGCAATCCGGGGGTTTCAGAGTGGCGGAACACATAAACCAAATTTTTCTACATTTCCAAAGGACGTCATATTGACATTTTTTGCAGTATTAATCGCCATTTTAAGCATATTTATCTTCTGGTGAGTTTTTTATACTATCAAGGTTAATTGTTGAGAGGCTCGATTTTTACAATTCCTCAGCCCACGAGGTGTTCAGATGACGTTTTCAAAATCTTCCAGAGTACACATCACAGATACCACGCTGAGGGATGCGCATCAATCGCTCATTGCCACACGCCTTCGTACAGAGGATATGATACCGGTTGCTCATGAGATCAACAAGGTAGGGTTCTTCTCTGTGGAGGCATGGGGCGGGGCTACATTTGATAGCTGTATCCGGTTTTTAAACGACGATCCATGGATGCGTCTTCGTGCACTGAAGGAGGCACTCCCCGACACCCCAATCCAGATGCTCCTCCGGGGGCAGAATCTGGTGGGATACCGGCACTATCCGGATGATGTCGTTGAGCGGTTCATCACTGCAGCTCACACAAACGGGGTGGATATTTTCCGGATATTCGATGCACTCAACGACATCCGGAATATGGAATCCTCCATGAAGGCAGTCTCCGATCTCGGGGCACATATGCAGGGTGCCATCTCGTATACCACAAGCCCGGTCCATAACATTCCCACATTTATCGATATGGCTGAGGAATTGTACTCCCATGGCTGTGATTCGGTCTGTATCAAGGATATGGCCGGTCTGATCATGCCGGAAACTGCACGGGAGCTGATAACAGGGATTAAGGAGAGGGTGGATATTCTCGTCGATCTGCACAGCCATTCGACGAGTGGGATAGCACCGATGAGTTACCAGGCAGCGATAGAGGCCGGCGTTGATATACTCGATACCGCAATGTCACCGTTTGCCTTTGGAACATCACAGCCTGCCACCGAGAGTGTCATCGCATCATTGATCGGTACACCCCGCGAGACAGGAATAGATCTCCTTGCACTCCGGAAGGTCCGGAATCTCTGCATGGATATCAGGAAGAAGTATGACGCACTTGTTGATCCCATCTCTGAGCGGATCGACAGTGATGTTCTTGTCTACCAGCTCCCCGGAGGGATGATCTCAAACCTCGTCTCCCAGTTGAAGGAGCAGGATGCACTTGAGCGGTTATCAGATGTATTTGAGGAGATACCAAAGGTTCGTGAGGACCTTGGGTATCCGCCCCTTGTCACTCCGACAAGCCAGATTGTCGGGACACAGGCGGTCTTAAATGTCCTGATGAACGGCCGCTACCAGAACGTCACCAAAGAGGTGAAGGATTATGTCCGTGGATTGTATGGGCGGCCTCCTGCACCCATCTCTGATGAGATCAGAGAGCGGATCATCGATGGAGAAGAGATGATCACAATCCGGCCGGCGGACCTTCTTGAACCGATGTATGAGAGGAGCAAGGAAGAAGCCATCAGCATGGGTCTTGTGAAGAAGGATGAGGATATTCTGACATATATCCTCTATCCAGCCATCGCTCCTGCCTTCCTCCGGGGAGAGAAGACTGCTGAAGCCATTCCACAGGCAAAGAAGGCAGCAACGGGATCCACAAACGACTTCCCTGATTCGATGGAGGTTGAGGTTGATGGCGAGATCTTCGCCGTTCGTATCGTCTCTGTCGGGGGAAGCACAGTCTCAGCACCAGTCGGTGCTGCTGTTAAATCACAGATCCCCAGAGGCGATCTTCCGGGCGGTGTGAAGAGCAATATGCAGGGGATGGTTCTTGAGATCAAGGTTCACCGCGACCAGGTTGTGAAGAAGGGTGAGACGCTCCTCGTCCTTGAGGCGATGAAGATGGAGAATCCAATCCAGAGTCCGGTCGATGGGAAGGTCTCAGATATCTACGTGGATGTCGGTTCAGTAGTACAGAATGGAGATATACTGCTGGTGATCCAATGAGCTTCTTTGATAAGGTACTCATCGCAAACCGTGGTGAGATAGCCATACGTGTCATGCGTGCCTGCAGGGAGCTGGGGATCGAGACGGTTGCAATCTATTCGGAGCCGGATAAAAATGCCCTCCATGTCAGGTATGCCGATGAGGCATTCCTCATCGGGGAGGCACACCCCTCCAAGAGCTACCTGAATATTGACCGGATCGTCGAGGTGGCTGAGATGAGCGGATCCGAGGCGATCCATCCCGGCTATGGCTTCCTCGCCGAGAACTACCATTTTGCAGAACGCATCGAGGAGAGCAATCTCACATTCATCGGCCCCTCATCAAAGACCATTCATATGATGGGGTCAAAGCTGGACTCAAAGGAGGCGATGAGTGCTGCCGGTGTTCCGGTCCTTCCCTGGACGAAGGGGGGGGTCACCTCCGCTGAGGCGGGAATCGCCTTTGCAGAAGAGATCGGATACCCGGTTATCGTCAAGGCAAGTGCAGGTGGTGGCGGTATCGGGATGCAGATCGTCTGGGATGAGTCCGGTATCGCAGAAGCAATCGAGAAGGGTATGCGGATCGCTCAGTCCGCCTTTGGCGACCCGACCATCTTCATCGAGAAGTATCTGGATAAACCCCGCCATATCGAGGTGCAGATCCTCTCAGACATGAGTGGGAATGGTATCCACCTCTTTGAGCGGGAATGCTCCATCCAGAGGCGGCACCAGAAACTTGTTGAGGAGGCGCCATGCCCGATCATGACCCCGGAACTCCGGGAGCGGATGACAGACTCTGCCCTCACCGTTGCAGAGACCTGCAATTACACAAATGCCGGAACTGTTGAGTTTCTCTATGCAAATGGCGAATATTACTTCATGGAGATGAATACCCGCCTCCAGGTTGAACATACCATCACCGAGATGGTAACCGGCGTGGATATCGTCCGCCAGCAGATCGCCATTGCAGCAGGGGAAGATCTTGCATATGACCAGGAGCAGGTGAGCCTCAGAGGTCATGCCATCGAGTGCCGGATCAATGCCGAGGATCCGATGAATGACTTTGCAGCAGATCCCGGGAAGATCGTCAGGTACCGCTCTCCGGGAGGACCCGGAATACGGGTTGATTCAGGCATTCATGTCGGCTATGCGATACCTCCCCAGTATGATTCAATGATCTCAAAGCTCTGCTCCTATGGACTTACCCGGATCGAGGCTATCGAACGGATGCGCCGCGCGATTTATGAGTATGTGATCCTTGGTGTGAAGACGACGCTCCCTCTCCATCACGCCCTGATGAATAACCGCCAGTTCATCAAGGGGAACACCCATACCCACTTCCTCGCTGATCAGAACATCAGGCGCAATCTTGAACGTTTCTTCCGCGATGAGGAGTCGAGGATGCAGACCCTTGCAGAGTCGCTCAGGCAGGGAAAGGAGACTGCGGCAATCACCGCTGCGGTCAATGTCTATCTTCACCATATGAAGAAGAATGGATAATACCCCTATTTTTATAGAATTTTCAGCCGTGGCCAGAGAGGAGGTCAAATGACAATCTATATACGGATCGGCAACCTCCTTATTATGCACAAGTCGTGCAGACCAACCGTTGCTGCGGTGGCCTAGCTGGTTAGGGCGCCAGACTCATAGGGTTTTGAGCAAATTCGAGGCGCCATCTCCTGGGATATCTGGAGGTCGGGGGTTCGGATCCCCCTCGCAGCACTTTTCCGGTCGGTTGGTAATCCAGAGCGACCTACGCCGATTCTGTTTTTACACATTATTCCATACCGCAGATGGAATGTAGATTCATCTTGCTATGCTTCATTGAGACTGTATCGCCGTCATCCTGTGAGTCTGGTGCGACTATTTTAAGCGAAGGAGTGTACTCTCCGGAACAAGGTGTGGTGCCTTCTGCTCACGAAGAGATCGGGAGAACATTTCACCATACTGTCAATCATAGTCGACAGATCCATCTCAAATCGTCGATTATACCAGACAGTTCCATAGAAGGTTCAGTATCCAGAAGCTCCTTTCAATCCCCCAGGATATCAGATCGAAAAGAGGAGAGCGGGAGCGGTGATCAGCATTATTATCATCCAGAACCCCTCAGTCTCTTCTGTATGACGACTGTTCTGATAGTCTGCTACTCCCTCTATGGCCATGTACACCAGCTCGCATTGGCGGTTGCCGAAGGTGTGCGTACCGCCGGTGCCGAGGCAGTCCTCCGCCGTGTTCCCGAGGCCCTGCCACCCGAGGTTATCAGGAAGATGGGGGCCTCCTCGTTTCAGGAAGAGTTTACGAAGATCCCGATATGCAGTCGCGAGGAGATGGCATCTGCAGATGCGATCATCTTCGGGACGCCGACACGTTTTTGGAATATGTGCGGCCAGATGCGGCAGTTCCTTGATACGACAGGCGGACTCTGGCAGCAGAATGCCCTGGTCGGGAAGGTCGGAAGCGTCTTTACCAGTTCGGGAACCCAGCATGGGGGCCAGGAGTCGACGATCCTCTCGACACAGATCACTCTCCTCCATCATGGCATGGTCATTGCAGGTCTCCCCTATGGCTTCACCGGCCAGTCAAAGACAGACGAAGTGACAGGATGCTCACCCTATGGTGCATCAACGATTGCCGGGGGCGGAGGTGAGCGATGGCCAACAGAGAATGAACTCGCAGGAGCCCGCTGGCAGGGGAAGTATGTTGCGATCCTTGCGAGGCGGCTCTCAGGTGAG is a genomic window of Methanocalculus alkaliphilus containing:
- a CDS encoding acetyl-CoA carboxylase biotin carboxylase subunit translates to MSFFDKVLIANRGEIAIRVMRACRELGIETVAIYSEPDKNALHVRYADEAFLIGEAHPSKSYLNIDRIVEVAEMSGSEAIHPGYGFLAENYHFAERIEESNLTFIGPSSKTIHMMGSKLDSKEAMSAAGVPVLPWTKGGVTSAEAGIAFAEEIGYPVIVKASAGGGGIGMQIVWDESGIAEAIEKGMRIAQSAFGDPTIFIEKYLDKPRHIEVQILSDMSGNGIHLFERECSIQRRHQKLVEEAPCPIMTPELRERMTDSALTVAETCNYTNAGTVEFLYANGEYYFMEMNTRLQVEHTITEMVTGVDIVRQQIAIAAGEDLAYDQEQVSLRGHAIECRINAEDPMNDFAADPGKIVRYRSPGGPGIRVDSGIHVGYAIPPQYDSMISKLCSYGLTRIEAIERMRRAIYEYVILGVKTTLPLHHALMNNRQFIKGNTHTHFLADQNIRRNLERFFRDEESRMQTLAESLRQGKETAAITAAVNVYLHHMKKNG
- a CDS encoding ATP-binding cassette domain-containing protein produces the protein MADMELIADALIYRQGDMTISADHRFGPGTTLITGRIGSGKSTLSLLLSGQMEPESGAVRRSGIESEILSLQFPEYHITGATVAEEIRSWGVEPTSVLPVIPEAMWGRDPHTLSRGELKRLNLASVLARNPDLLILDEPFSSLDADMKRWFCREIQKRRERITIIFTHEREIIPDSDDRLVMRNGQLEGEGGSRQSRAMNHSRPEETQTTFSDGRLRLLSVISLSLGAFISIGGALLALVWWAGASRKGRRLPEKRLIAALALLILVPAVVTEILVGGGVSYGIRMGVILLISFWAYAEFRGGDMLDIFVSFFGERFGFDIGLAAEMTLQSFHLAGSDLREIQRAFSIKGMKIDHKSIIPAALTLLLLHIRRADETANLLAIRGFQSGGTHKPNFSTFPKDVILTFFAVLIAILSIFIFW
- a CDS encoding pyruvate/oxaloacetate carboxyltransferase, whose protein sequence is MTFSKSSRVHITDTTLRDAHQSLIATRLRTEDMIPVAHEINKVGFFSVEAWGGATFDSCIRFLNDDPWMRLRALKEALPDTPIQMLLRGQNLVGYRHYPDDVVERFITAAHTNGVDIFRIFDALNDIRNMESSMKAVSDLGAHMQGAISYTTSPVHNIPTFIDMAEELYSHGCDSVCIKDMAGLIMPETARELITGIKERVDILVDLHSHSTSGIAPMSYQAAIEAGVDILDTAMSPFAFGTSQPATESVIASLIGTPRETGIDLLALRKVRNLCMDIRKKYDALVDPISERIDSDVLVYQLPGGMISNLVSQLKEQDALERLSDVFEEIPKVREDLGYPPLVTPTSQIVGTQAVLNVLMNGRYQNVTKEVKDYVRGLYGRPPAPISDEIRERIIDGEEMITIRPADLLEPMYERSKEEAISMGLVKKDEDILTYILYPAIAPAFLRGEKTAEAIPQAKKAATGSTNDFPDSMEVEVDGEIFAVRIVSVGGSTVSAPVGAAVKSQIPRGDLPGGVKSNMQGMVLEIKVHRDQVVKKGETLLVLEAMKMENPIQSPVDGKVSDIYVDVGSVVQNGDILLVIQ
- the wrbA gene encoding NAD(P)H:quinone oxidoreductase; amino-acid sequence: MTTVLIVCYSLYGHVHQLALAVAEGVRTAGAEAVLRRVPEALPPEVIRKMGASSFQEEFTKIPICSREEMASADAIIFGTPTRFWNMCGQMRQFLDTTGGLWQQNALVGKVGSVFTSSGTQHGGQESTILSTQITLLHHGMVIAGLPYGFTGQSKTDEVTGCSPYGASTIAGGGGERWPTENELAGARWQGKYVAILARRLSGEYDSMREELGI